Proteins encoded within one genomic window of Arachis ipaensis cultivar K30076 chromosome B08, Araip1.1, whole genome shotgun sequence:
- the LOC110265854 gene encoding vacuolar protein sorting-associated protein 36-like isoform X2, protein MKPDALRAGVSASDTVRTLGVAPAMANEHLLSAESKGLLCRDISPDGFRFYINLTSEIAEQAKRRDGVASQKMPRSTFNVELDAANATWLSINILDYPIFRC, encoded by the exons ATGAAGCCCGATGCTCTTCGGGCTGGGGTAAGTGCTAGTGATACTGTAAGGACACTTGGAGTTGCCCCAGCAATGGCGAATGAGCATCTTCTGTCTGCTGAGAGCAAGG GTTTGCTATGCAGAGATATAAGTCCGGATGGATTTCGTTTCTATATTAACCTGACTTCAGAGATTGCTGAGCAAGCAAAAAGACGTGATGGGGTTGCAAG TCAGAAGATGCCAAGATCAACTTTCAATGTGGAGCTTGATGCTGCCAATGCAACTTGGTTATCCATTAATATTTTAGATTATCCCATCTTTAGGTGCTAA
- the LOC110265854 gene encoding uncharacterized protein LOC110265854 isoform X1 yields the protein MKPDALRAGVSASDTVRTLGVAPAMANEHLLSAESKGLLCRDISPDGFRFYINLTSEIAEQAKRRDGVARKDPSFKPQGGQLWENDMDYDTDKKSMATLRRHLRGATEEYYRYKR from the exons ATGAAGCCCGATGCTCTTCGGGCTGGGGTAAGTGCTAGTGATACTGTAAGGACACTTGGAGTTGCCCCAGCAATGGCGAATGAGCATCTTCTGTCTGCTGAGAGCAAGG GTTTGCTATGCAGAGATATAAGTCCGGATGGATTTCGTTTCTATATTAACCTGACTTCAGAGATTGCTGAGCAAGCAAAAAGACGTGATGGGGTTGCAAG GAAAGACCCATCCTTCAAACCACAAGGTGGCCAATTATGGGAAAATGATATGGACTATGATACTGATAAGAAGTCAATGGCAACACTTAGACGTCATCTTCGGGGAGCTACTGAGGAGTACTATAGATATAAAAGGTAA
- the LOC107612395 gene encoding alcohol-forming fatty acyl-CoA reductase-like, which produces MELGSIIEFLEGKTIFVTGATGFLAKIFVEKILRVQPNIKKLYLLVRAEDIESATQRMHDEIIGKDLFRLLKKNLGPKFNSFLSEKLAAIPGDISQENLNLKNFISKEDIYKHLDVIINVAGATKFDERYDIALGTNTLGVKHILDFAKRCIKLKVLIHLSTAYVCGERGGLIVENPHNLGVSMNGVLGLDIDMEKKVIEDSLNQLQEKEATKEEIKVVMKDLGIKRANKYGWPNTYVFTKAMGEMLLWHMKGNIPLSIIRPTMITSTYKEPFPGWIEGARTIDGVSVAYGKGKLRFFLARPEGVIDMIPADLVVNAMIVVLVAHANQPNHIIYHVGSSISNPIKYRSLPDYAYRYFKAKPWIDLHGKPIKVCKGTLLDSMVSFRRFMFLRYQLPLKVLELVNAVLCQYFRGLCDDLNKKIHLVMRLAELYKPYVFLDAVFDNMNTMKLLSAAREGEVEMDLFNFDPKIIDWEDYFLNVHLPGIAKYVMK; this is translated from the exons ATGGAGTTGGGAAGCATAATCGAGTTCCTTGAGGGCAAGACCATCTTTGTCACTGGCGCCACTGGCTTCCTTGCAAAAA TTTTCGTAGAGAAGATATTGAGGGTTCAACCAAATATAAAGAAACTTTATCTTCTTGTGAGAGCTGAGGATATAGAATCTGCCACTCAGCGCATGCATGAcgag ATCATAGGGAAGGACTTGTTTAGATTGCTGAAGAAAAATCTAGGACCAAAATTCAATTCCTTTCTCTCCGAAAAATTGGCTGCAATTCCTGGAGACATTTCACAAGAGAACCTGAATTTGAAGAACTTCATTTCCAAGGAAGATATTTACAAACATCTTGATGTTATAATTAATGTAGCCGGAGCAACTAAATTTGATGAAAG ATACGATATCGCATTGGGCACAAATACATTAGGCGTTAAACATATCTTAGATTTCGCCAAAAGATGTATTAAATTGAAGGTGCTTATCCATTTATCAACAG CTTATGTATGTGGGGAGAGAGGAGGACTCATAGTAGAGAATCCACACAATTTGGGTGTGTCAATGAATGGAGTACTGGGATTAGATATTGACATGGAAAAGAAAGTGATAGAAGACAGCTTGAATCAGCTTCAAGAAAAAGAAgccacaaaagaagaaattaaagtTGTCATGAAAGATCTAGGCATTAAGCG AGCAAATAAATATGGATGGCCAAACACATATGTCTTTACAAAAGCAATGGGAGAAATGCTCTTATGGCATATGAAAGGAAACATTCCTCTTTCCATTATACGTCCCACAATGATTACAAGTACTTATAAAGAACCCTTCCCTGGTTGGATTGAAGGTGCAAG AACTATAGACGGAGTAAGCGTTGCTTATGGTAAAGGAAAATTGAGGTTCTTCCTTGCAAGGCCTGAGGGAGTTATAGACATG ATACCAGCCGATTTGGTGGTTAATGCAATGATAGTGGTCTTGGTGGCTCATGCAAACCAACCCAACCATATCATATATCATGTGGGTTCCTCTATTAGCAATCCAATCAAATACCGTAGTCTCCCAGACTATGCTTACAGATATTTTAAGGCAAAACCATGGATAGACTTGCATGGAAAGCCCATCAAGGTTTGCAAAGGAACCTTGTTGGATAGCATGGTTAGCTTCCGTAGATTTATGTTTCTTCGCTACCAGCTTCCCTTAAAG GTACTAGAACTAGTGAATGCAGTGTTATGCCAGTATTTTCGAGGACTATGTGATGACCTAAACAAGAAGATTCATCTTGTCATGAGATTGGCTGAACTTTACAAGCCTTATGTGTTTCTGGATGCAGT ATTTGATAACATGAATACAATGAAGTTGCTATCAGCGGCAAGAGAGGGTGAGGTGGAGATGGACTTGTTCAATTTTGACCCAAAAATTATTGATTGGGAAGACTACTTCTTAAATGTTCATCTTCCTGGCATTGCCAAGTATGTCATGAAGTGA
- the LOC107610851 gene encoding 3-ketoacyl-CoA synthase 11-like, which translates to MSYFCNNFLVIMIQDFWADHDEIIMVLIRCGLIASILATLYCYLMNPTKNKHVYLVDFACYKPHNPACMCTKESFLKLTKSTGKYRDESLDFTRKILERSGIGEKTYLPECLMKTPSNTCLAEARNETESVVIGAIDELMLKTKVKKEEIGIIVTNCSLFNSMPSLSSMIVNHYKLSHNVLTYNLSGMGCSAGLISIELAKQLLQVHPNSYALVISTENINSGSYFGNNRSMLVSNCLFRVGGAAILLSNRISDSLRSKYYLKHIVRTHKGYQDNCYNSILQKEDDNGDTGVALSKDIMSSAGEALNANISTLAKNVLPLIEQLKFLTNLVARNLFKKKVIKAYAPNFMLAFEHFCIHTGGKAVQDQMQKVLKLSDWHMEPSRMTLYRYGNTSSSSVWYELAYCEAKGRVKKGHRIWQIAFGSGFKCNSAVWYALQTIDPVKEKNPWTDEIHEFPVNVTNH; encoded by the exons ATGTcttatttttgtaataatttcCTCGTCATTATGATTCAAGACTTCTGGGCTGATCATGATGAGATTATTATGGTTTTAATAAGGTGTGGCTTGATAGCATCAATATTAGCCACACTTTATTGTTACCTAATGAACCCCACAAAAAACAAACACGTTTATCTTGTGGATTTTGCATGCTACAAACCTCATAATCCTGCATGCATGTGCACTAAGGAGAGTTTCTTGAAGTTAACGAAGAGTACAGGAAAATATCGAGATGAGAGCTTAGATTTCACACGGAAGATTCTAGAGAGATCTGGAATTGGTGAAAAGACCTACCTGCCGGAATGTCTCATGAAAACCCCATCAAACACATGCTTGGCTGAGGCAAGGAATGAGACAGAATCCGTGGTGATTGGCGCCATTGATGAACTTATGTTGAAAACAAAAGTGAAGAAAGAGGAAATTGGAATCATTGTAACCAATTGTTCTTTGTTCAATAGCATGCCCTCTCTCAGTTCAATGATTGTCAACCATTACAAGCTTAGCCACAATGTCTTGACCTATAATCTTAGTGGCATGGGTTGCAGTGCTGGACTTATTTCCATTGAACTTGCCAAACAACTATTGCAg GTACATCCCAACTCTTATGCCTTAGTCATCAGCACGGAAAATATTAACAGTGGCTCGTACTTTGGAAACAATCGTTCCATGCTTGTTTCTAATTGCCTCTTTCGCGTGGGAGGTGCAGCAATTTTACTCTCCAATCGCATTTCCGATTCTCTTCGTTCCAAATATTATCTCAAACACATTGTTCGCACCCACAAAGGTTATCAAGATAATTGCTACAACAGCATCCTTCAAAAAGAGGACGACAATGGTGATACTGGTGTCGCGCTTTCTAAGGACATTATGAGTTCTGCTGGAGAAGCCCTTAACGCAAACATCTCAACTCTTGCGAAAAATGTGCTACCTTTGATTGAACAACTGAAATTTCTCACAAATTTGGTTGCGagaaatttatttaagaaaaaggtCATAAAGGCATATGCTCCAAATTTTATGCTTGCTTTTGAACACTTTTGCATTCACACTGGAGGAAAAGCAGTGCAAGATCAGATGCAAAAAGTGCTCAAACTAAGTGATTGGCATATGGAACCTTCTAGAATGACTCTTTATAGATATGGTAACACTTCAAGCAGCTCAGTGTGGTATGAATTGGCATATTGTGAGGCCAAAGGAAGAGTCAAGAAGGGTCATCGGATATGGCAGATTGCATTTGGGTCAGGATTTAAGTGCAACAGTGCTGTGTGGTATGCATTGCAAACTATTGATCCAGTAAAGGAGAAGAACCCTTGGACAGATGAGATTCATGAATTTCCCGTTAATGTTACAAATCATTGA
- the LOC107610854 gene encoding protein FAR1-RELATED SEQUENCE 5-like: MGSVHKNSTKSSVEFDDLSFEYSGSSEENDISISQKKGTIDEAMKMVDPGDGFGEVEKKLTELTKDDIWGIEHDSVEQCVQFYKNYAKVHDFVARCDEKGYDFNDNLNMRQMVCNREGTRRKKYLEMENRKRDHRPITRVMCQARIRFHYDMKLRKWKVTAFEETHNHDLILPKYIQFVPAYRVTTEADKAHANSLHDYGVRTCHIMGFMLKQKGGPGKIGFTKKDLYNHFDKSKRAKVKDGDAYAALSYLISKADEDPLLQGKFTLKDNKLENLVWADGASIIDYQCFSDVLAFDTTYQKNKYNKPLVVFSGTNHHGQTCIFGCGLLADEKHETYVLVLKIFLEIMGNKHPIAVVTDGNLAMRGAIREVMPNATHRLCAWHLHRNTCEAIKNSEFLHGLKHLMYRNFFPDEFEDKGHRLVSKFKLSENEWVKKTYEIKRMWAFAYLNNTFFGRIRTTSQCEGIHSLIKHYIGKKMLSFGFDA, translated from the coding sequence ATGGGGAGCGTTCACAAAAATTCAACAAAGAGTTCTGttgaatttgatgatttgagttttGAGTATAGTGGTTCAAGTGAAGAAAATGATATAAGTATATCTCAAAAGAAGGGTACAATTGATGAAGCTATGAAAATGGTTGATCCTGGAGATGGATTTGGTGAAGTTGAGAAGAAGTTAACTGAGTTGACCAAGGATGACATTTGGGGTATTGAGCATGATAGTGTAGAGCAGTGTGTTCAATTCTACAAAAATTATGCCAAAGTACATGATTTTGTTGCAAGGTGTGATGAAAAGGGTTATGATTTCAACGACAACCTTAACATGAGACAAATGGTTTGTAATAGAGAGGGTACACGGAGAAAGAAGTATCTGGAGATGGAGAATAGAAAAAGAGACCACAGGCCGATAACACGTGTAATGTGTCAAGCCAGAATTAGATTTCACTATGATATGAAATTGAGGAAGTGGAAAGTCACTGCATTTGAAGAGACTCACAATCATGACCTTATCCTACCTAAATATATACAATTTGTCCCCGCATATCGTGTAACGACCGAGGCCGACAAAGCACATGCCAACAGTCTGCATGATTATGGTGTGAGAACTTGCCATATAATGGGGTTCATGTTAAAGCAAAAGGGAGGACCAGGAAAAATTGGTTTTACAAAGAAGGATTTGTATAATCATTTCGACAAATCAAAGCGTGCTAAAGTGAAAGATGGTGATGCATATGCAGCATTGAGTTACTTGATTTCTAAGGCCGATGAGGATCCATTGTTGCAAGGAAAATTTACTCTGAAAGATAATAAACTTGAAAATTTAGTATGGGCTGACGGAGCTAGCATAATTGATTATCAATGTTTTAGTGATGTACTAGCATTTGACACAACATACCAGAAGAATAAATATAACAAGCCATTGGTTGTCTTCTCAGGAACTAACCATCACGGTCAGACATGCATATTTGGTTGTGGCTTGCTAGCAGATGAGAAGCATGAGACATATGTATTAGTTTTGAAGATTTTTCTTGAAATAATGGGTAATAAACATCCAATAGCAGTGGTGACAGATGGTAATCTTGCAATGAGAGGAGCAATTAGAGAGGTGATGCCAAATGCAACGCACCGACTTTGTGCGTGGCATTTACATCGCAATACGTGTGAAGCTATCAAAAATTCTGAGTTCCTTCATGGATTGAAGCACCTTATGTACCGGAATTTTTTTCCGGATGAGTTTGAAGATAAAGGGCATCGATTAGTATCAAAATTCAAGCTTTCTGAAAACGAATGGGTGAAAAAAACATATGAGATCAAAAGGATGTGGGCTTTTGCATATTTGAACAACACGTTTTTTGGTCGAATTAGGACTACGTCACAATGTGAAGGAATTCATTCGTTGATAAAGCACTATATTGGTAAAAAAATGTTATCTTTCGGATTTGATGCATAA